TCGCGCCGGGCTACGACCACATCACCTCGGCCATCGGCGCGGCGCAGATCGCGTGGTACGGCACCGCCATGTTGTGCTATGTCACCCCAAAAGAACATCTGGGGCTGCCGGACCGCCAGGACGTGCGCGACGGGGTCATCGCCTACCGCATCGCCGCGCACGCCGCCGACCTCGCCAAAGGCCACCCCGGCGCCCAGGCCCGCGACAACGCCCTGAGCAAGGCCCGCTTTGAGTTCCGCTGGGAAGACCAGTTTGCCCTGGGCCTGGACCCGCAGAAGGCCCGCGCGCTGCACGACGAAACGCTGCCCGCCGACGCGGCCAAAACGGCCCACTTCTGCTCCATGTGCGGGCCACAGTTCTGCTCCATGAAGCTCAGTCACGACCTGCGCGCCCCGGAGGTGCTGGCAGGCCTGGAAGCCAAAGCCCAGGAATTCCGGGCGCGCGGCAGCAAGTTGTATGTGGAGGTGGGCGCCGATGACTGAACCACAGAGGAGAGACCGGAACGCAGGGGCACTGGGGCAGCAGGAACCGAAAGAATTGGCGGCCGGCACGGGCTCAAACCTTCGGCCCCCAGAACCCTGGACCGGTCCCCTGGGCCGCCTCTACCTGGTGGCCACGCCGCGCCCCGACCAGCCCGAGGCCGAGTTTCTGGCGCGGGTGGCCGCCGCGCTGGACGGCGGGGTGGAGATCCTGCAACTGCGCTGCAAGGACTGGGAGGCCCGGCCCTATATGGCCCTGGGCGCCCGGCTGGCCGACCAGGCGCAGGCGCGCGGCGTGCCGCTGTTTATCAATGACCGGGTGGATGTGGCGGTGGCCTGCGGCGCCGACGGCGTGCATCTGGGCCAGGGCGACTTGCCCCCCGCCTGGGCACATGGGCTGGCGCCGGGGCTGCTGGTCGGCCTGAGCACCCACACGGCCGCGCAGGCTGGGCGGGCCCTGACCCAGGCGCCCGCCTATATTGCGGCCGGGCCGGTGTACGCCACACCCACCAAGCCGGGACGCGCGGCGGCCGGCCTGGCGTACCTGCGGCAGGTGGCGGCGCTGCGGCCCCAGGTGCCCTGGTACGCCATCGGGGGCATTGACGCCTGTACCCTGCCCGGCGTGCTGGCGGCCGGGGCCCGCCGGGTGGCCGTGGTGCGCGCGGTGCTGGACGCCCCTGACCCCGCCCAGGCGGCGGCCGACCTGCGCGCGGCCCTGCGGCGCCCGGCGGTGACCCCATGCGGGTAAACGGCGACCCCTATCCCCTGACCCCTGGCCTGAGTCTGCCCGCGCTGCTGCATGCCCTGAACATTGACCCGGCGCGCGTGGCGGTGGCCGTCAACGACGACTTTTACCCCGGTGCCCGGATTCCAGACCGCGCCCTGCACGAAGGGGATGTCGTCGAGATTGTCCGCATCCTGGGTGGCGGCTGATGTCACCGGACATCTTGAGGCTGGGTGGCCGCACCTTTACCTCGCGCCTGATGCTGGGCACTGGGAAATTCACAGACTTTGAGGTGATGCGCGGCGCCCTGGAGGCCAGCGGCACCCAGATTGTCACGGTGGCCATTCGGCGGGTCGAACTGCGGGCCCCCGGCCACGACGGCCTGCTGGACGCGCTGAACTGGGACCACCTGCAACTGCTGCCCAACACGGCGGGCTGCCGCACCGCTGCCGAGGCCGTGCGGGTGGCCCGCCTGGCCCGCGCCGCCACCGGGACACCCTGGGTGAAGTTGGAGGTTATCCCTGACGCCCGCTGGCTGCTGCCGGACCCGGTAGCCACCCTGCGCGC
Above is a window of Deinococcus betulae DNA encoding:
- the thiE gene encoding thiamine phosphate synthase is translated as MTEPQRRDRNAGALGQQEPKELAAGTGSNLRPPEPWTGPLGRLYLVATPRPDQPEAEFLARVAAALDGGVEILQLRCKDWEARPYMALGARLADQAQARGVPLFINDRVDVAVACGADGVHLGQGDLPPAWAHGLAPGLLVGLSTHTAAQAGRALTQAPAYIAAGPVYATPTKPGRAAAGLAYLRQVAALRPQVPWYAIGGIDACTLPGVLAAGARRVAVVRAVLDAPDPAQAAADLRAALRRPAVTPCG
- the thiS gene encoding sulfur carrier protein ThiS produces the protein MRVNGDPYPLTPGLSLPALLHALNIDPARVAVAVNDDFYPGARIPDRALHEGDVVEIVRILGGG